In the Haloferula helveola genome, one interval contains:
- a CDS encoding ABC-F family ATP-binding cassette domain-containing protein: MLSIHKLTKVLGGRTLFRDAELTVNWGERIALVGPNGAGKSTLFKMILGEEDIDSGTVERDEYAIVGSLEQEAGDPGDETVLEIAMGINPEMVGYLRTMREHEKAGTIEAKEYAHAQDQFNLHNGYQLEPKAKKILAGLGYKQDDFTRPASEFSGGWVMRAYLARLLVMEPDLLMLDEPTNHLDLITLLWFQRYLSNYPGAIFLISHDRDFMDAIVETVVEIDPDAAELITYTGNYSSYLEQREKTYEQKVQAYRNQRKEIEGHQEFIDRFRQVGSKAAQVQSRIKFLEKLDKIEKPRAPRKPFKFTFPQPERSNQKVVELKKADFSYGNDKKIYEGLDLTVERGDKIVLVGPNGAGKSTLLKILAGQLELTGGEKEVGYLTKLGYYSQHRSDTLNESNRVLDEVMDSCPTLREEDARAILGSFLFRRADVEKRCGVLSGGEKSRLNLVKFLVDPPNLLLMDEPTTHLDILSIDSLVNALKSYEGTLVFISHDVHFIRHLAETTLHISRSEDDSHSILTRYTGGYDYFLEKSGLDDDRSAVTAS; this comes from the coding sequence GTGCTCAGCATCCACAAGCTCACCAAGGTCCTCGGCGGCCGCACCCTGTTCCGCGACGCGGAGCTGACCGTCAACTGGGGAGAACGCATCGCCCTCGTCGGTCCGAACGGCGCCGGCAAGTCGACGCTCTTCAAGATGATCCTCGGCGAGGAGGACATCGACTCCGGGACGGTGGAGCGCGACGAATACGCGATCGTCGGCAGCCTTGAGCAGGAAGCGGGCGATCCGGGCGACGAGACGGTCCTTGAGATCGCGATGGGCATCAATCCGGAGATGGTCGGCTACCTGCGCACCATGCGCGAGCACGAGAAGGCCGGCACGATCGAGGCGAAGGAATACGCGCACGCCCAGGACCAGTTCAATCTGCACAACGGCTACCAGCTTGAACCGAAGGCCAAGAAGATCCTCGCCGGCCTCGGCTACAAGCAGGACGACTTCACCCGCCCCGCCTCCGAATTCTCCGGCGGGTGGGTCATGCGCGCCTACCTCGCGCGCCTGCTGGTGATGGAGCCCGACCTGCTGATGCTGGACGAGCCGACCAACCACCTCGACCTCATCACGCTGCTCTGGTTCCAGCGCTACCTGTCGAATTACCCGGGCGCCATCTTCCTGATCTCGCACGACCGCGACTTCATGGACGCGATCGTCGAGACGGTCGTCGAGATCGACCCCGACGCCGCCGAACTGATCACCTACACCGGCAACTACTCGTCCTACCTCGAGCAGCGGGAGAAGACCTACGAACAGAAGGTCCAGGCCTACCGCAACCAGCGCAAGGAAATCGAAGGCCACCAGGAATTCATCGACCGTTTCCGCCAGGTCGGATCGAAAGCCGCGCAGGTCCAGTCGCGGATCAAGTTCCTCGAAAAGCTCGACAAGATCGAGAAGCCCCGCGCTCCGCGCAAACCCTTCAAGTTCACCTTCCCCCAACCGGAGCGGTCGAACCAGAAGGTCGTCGAGCTCAAGAAGGCCGACTTCTCCTACGGCAACGACAAGAAGATCTACGAAGGCCTCGATCTCACCGTCGAGCGCGGCGACAAGATCGTCTTGGTCGGCCCGAACGGCGCCGGCAAGTCCACCCTGCTGAAGATCCTCGCCGGACAACTCGAACTGACGGGTGGCGAGAAGGAGGTCGGCTACCTGACCAAGCTCGGCTACTACTCGCAGCACCGGTCGGACACGCTCAACGAATCGAACCGCGTCCTCGACGAGGTCATGGATTCCTGCCCGACACTCCGCGAGGAAGACGCGCGCGCCATCCTCGGCTCGTTCCTGTTCCGCCGAGCGGATGTCGAGAAGCGCTGCGGCGTGCTGTCCGGGGGCGAGAAGTCGCGTCTCAACCTGGTGAAGTTCCTCGTCGACCCGCCGAACCTGCTACTGATGGACGAGCCGACGACCCACCTCGACATCCTTTCGATCGACTCGCTGGTCAACGCGCTGAAGTCCTACGAGGGCACGCTCGTCTTCATCTCGCACGATGTGCACTTCATCCGCCACCTCGCGGAAACCACGCTGCACATCAGCCGGTCGGAAGACGACTCACACAGCATCCTCACCCGCTACACCGGCGGCTACGACTACTTCCTCGAGAAATCCGGTCTCGACGACGACCGCAGCGCCGTCACGGCATCATAA
- a CDS encoding GDSL-type esterase/lipase family protein, with the protein MLRLIAFLALAVSAIAAPDPDPARFAKEIDAFDAQDAKSPPKKGGIVFAGSSSIRMLKLPKVFPGIEALNRGFGGAHISDMNHYLDRVLLRYEPSTVVFYCGTNDVWAKKPPEQVEEDFNELRERLFKRSPKAELIILAIRPSPARKSILEIERTMNGRFAKIADADPRITYVPGTADRFIEEDETFDRSLFAKDGLHMSDKGYEIWKELITPLLPEAK; encoded by the coding sequence ATGCTCCGCCTCATCGCCTTCCTCGCGCTCGCCGTTTCCGCCATCGCCGCCCCCGATCCCGACCCGGCCCGCTTCGCCAAGGAGATCGACGCCTTCGATGCCCAAGACGCGAAGTCCCCTCCGAAGAAGGGCGGCATCGTCTTTGCGGGATCGTCGAGCATCCGGATGCTGAAGCTCCCGAAGGTTTTTCCCGGCATCGAAGCGCTCAACCGCGGCTTCGGCGGCGCCCATATCTCGGACATGAACCACTACCTCGATCGCGTCCTTCTGCGCTACGAACCGTCGACGGTGGTGTTCTACTGCGGAACCAACGACGTCTGGGCCAAGAAGCCGCCGGAGCAGGTCGAAGAGGACTTCAACGAACTGCGCGAACGCCTCTTCAAGCGCTCTCCGAAAGCGGAACTGATCATCCTGGCCATCCGCCCCAGCCCGGCCCGCAAGTCGATCCTCGAGATCGAACGGACGATGAACGGACGTTTCGCCAAAATCGCCGACGCCGACCCGCGGATCACCTACGTGCCCGGCACTGCCGACCGGTTCATCGAGGAGGACGAAACCTTCGACCGCTCGCTCTTCGCCAAGGACGGCCTGCACATGAGCGACAAGGGCTACGAAATCTGGAAGGAACTCATCACCCCGCTCCTCCCGGAAGCGAAGTGA
- a CDS encoding pitrilysin family protein, which translates to MDFPPTTASLDTLANGLSLILDPSDDAPVVSAQLWVETGSIHESRLLGSGLSHFLEHMVFKGAGEFGPSELAETVQAAGGHWNAYTTFGRTVYYIDGPSTGLGDFLRVLTAMVFRPHLPESEFEREKDVIRREIDMGLDDPDDRAQQLLFSTAFVRDPRRHPVIGHRHLFDAITYDDLRSYHAGRYSPDRACLCISGAFDETETRSLVESLVAGIERVGGEDPFLAEDPSQLGPRKARDTFAIPSSKISMTWKVPPLGHPDVPALDLAAVMLGKGRAAHLYRSLRQTRELALDISAWSWTGPAREGLFGVSAEADPGKRDELVKAVREELAAFSQSALEDDLARAKRQVAASQFRSLTTASGRATDLASNWHEARDLDFTRRYLGELEKVNAADIRRALARLVESGETLTILDPEDAPAPSTSRRGRKTAPEAETFTLANGTTVALLPNPKVPVIAMQAAVRAGAASETKATAGLNRLLAATLPQATRRHSAEELADKLESLGASVGASAGNNSLLVQLAGLSPDLGTLAPLFGEILAEPALASDAIDRERSSQLSAVREALTDPLSVAFRQLRAHLFGSHGFGVPTLGEEDSVAGLDRLTLAAHHSLHFRGPNLTVALAGDFDPATAKEILAEALDPIPGGDAWHPDPSEVRDPSEQVFHLPKKQAVLALGYPGAAALGPNRHALRFLQEWCSDMAGPLFTRIREELGLAYQVGATQFHGHDTGLFAFYMATDPGQIELAEEELRSQVASFAAEGIPDDAFERVRSTVLSASALDQQSPGAVARHAAIDLLFGLPACHHRELPEIYAALTAEEVRDAARDLLAHRQPVLIRVTPEA; encoded by the coding sequence ATGGATTTCCCGCCGACCACCGCCTCGCTCGACACGCTTGCCAACGGCCTCTCCCTGATCCTCGACCCGTCGGACGACGCTCCGGTCGTGAGCGCCCAGCTCTGGGTCGAGACCGGGTCTATCCACGAAAGCCGCCTGCTCGGTTCCGGGCTGTCGCACTTCCTCGAACACATGGTCTTCAAGGGCGCGGGAGAATTCGGCCCTTCGGAACTTGCCGAAACCGTGCAGGCCGCCGGCGGCCACTGGAATGCCTACACGACCTTCGGCCGCACGGTTTACTACATCGACGGCCCCTCGACCGGCCTCGGCGACTTCCTCCGCGTGCTGACCGCGATGGTCTTCCGCCCCCACCTGCCCGAGTCGGAGTTCGAGCGGGAAAAGGACGTGATCCGGCGCGAGATCGACATGGGACTCGACGACCCCGACGACCGCGCCCAGCAACTGCTCTTCTCCACCGCCTTTGTCCGGGATCCCCGACGGCATCCGGTCATCGGCCACCGGCACCTCTTCGACGCCATCACCTACGATGACCTTCGTAGTTATCACGCCGGCCGCTACTCGCCCGACCGGGCATGCCTGTGCATCTCGGGAGCTTTCGACGAGACGGAGACGCGCTCCCTCGTCGAGTCGCTCGTTGCAGGCATCGAACGCGTCGGCGGCGAGGACCCCTTCCTCGCCGAGGACCCGTCCCAACTCGGTCCCCGGAAGGCACGCGACACTTTCGCGATCCCAAGTTCGAAGATCTCGATGACTTGGAAGGTTCCGCCACTCGGCCACCCGGACGTCCCCGCGCTCGACCTCGCCGCCGTCATGCTCGGAAAGGGTCGCGCCGCCCACCTTTACCGGTCACTCCGGCAAACCCGCGAGCTCGCCCTCGACATCTCCGCGTGGTCCTGGACAGGTCCCGCGCGCGAAGGGCTGTTCGGTGTTTCGGCGGAAGCCGATCCCGGAAAGCGGGACGAGCTGGTGAAGGCGGTGCGCGAGGAACTCGCCGCCTTTTCCCAATCCGCCCTCGAAGACGATCTGGCCCGCGCCAAAAGGCAGGTTGCGGCATCGCAGTTCCGCTCGCTCACGACCGCCTCCGGCCGTGCGACCGATCTCGCCTCCAACTGGCACGAGGCACGCGACCTCGATTTCACCCGCCGCTATCTCGGCGAGCTCGAGAAGGTGAACGCCGCCGACATCCGACGGGCGCTCGCCCGACTCGTCGAGTCGGGCGAAACCCTGACCATCCTCGACCCGGAGGACGCTCCGGCGCCATCCACCTCCCGGCGCGGCCGCAAGACCGCACCGGAAGCAGAGACCTTCACGCTGGCCAACGGCACAACCGTGGCCCTTCTGCCGAATCCGAAGGTTCCGGTGATCGCCATGCAGGCGGCGGTCCGGGCCGGTGCGGCATCCGAGACCAAGGCCACCGCCGGTCTCAACCGGCTTCTCGCCGCCACGCTTCCGCAGGCGACCCGGCGTCACAGCGCCGAGGAACTCGCCGACAAGCTGGAGTCACTCGGCGCATCGGTCGGCGCCAGCGCCGGCAACAACTCGCTGCTCGTGCAACTCGCCGGTCTGAGTCCGGACCTCGGCACGCTCGCTCCCCTGTTCGGCGAGATTCTCGCCGAACCGGCATTGGCCTCGGATGCCATCGACCGCGAACGGTCATCCCAACTGTCAGCCGTCCGCGAAGCCCTCACCGACCCGCTGTCCGTCGCTTTCCGGCAACTCCGCGCCCACCTTTTCGGCTCCCACGGCTTTGGAGTTCCGACCCTCGGCGAGGAGGACTCCGTCGCCGGCCTCGACCGCCTCACGCTCGCCGCCCATCATTCGCTCCACTTCCGCGGTCCGAACCTGACGGTCGCCCTCGCCGGCGATTTCGATCCCGCGACTGCCAAAGAGATCCTGGCGGAAGCGCTCGATCCCATCCCGGGTGGAGACGCATGGCACCCGGATCCGTCCGAAGTACGGGATCCCTCGGAGCAAGTATTCCACCTTCCGAAGAAGCAGGCCGTCCTCGCACTCGGCTACCCCGGAGCGGCCGCGCTCGGACCGAACCGTCACGCGCTGCGCTTTCTCCAGGAATGGTGCAGCGACATGGCCGGTCCCCTTTTCACCCGGATCCGCGAGGAACTCGGGCTCGCCTATCAGGTCGGCGCCACCCAGTTTCACGGCCACGATACCGGGCTCTTCGCCTTCTACATGGCCACCGATCCCGGTCAGATCGAACTCGCCGAAGAAGAGCTCCGCTCGCAAGTCGCGTCCTTCGCTGCGGAAGGCATTCCGGATGACGCCTTTGAGCGCGTCCGTTCCACGGTGCTCTCGGCCAGTGCGCTCGACCAACAGTCGCCCGGCGCTGTCGCCCGTCACGCCGCGATCGACCTGCTCTTCGGCCTTCCGGCGTGTCATCACCGCGAGCTCCCGGAAATCTACGCGGCACTCACTGCGGAGGAAGTCCGTGATGCAGCCCGGGATCTTCTGGCCCATCGCCAGCCGGTGCTGATCCGGGTGACTCCGGAAGCCTGA
- a CDS encoding FG-GAP-like repeat-containing protein — protein sequence MKTPHLSLMAGSRKALVALAGIPGILALQSAELEFSLAPANQNFLLGTSFAAVGDRDFDGIVDFAVADPGANVGGAFFSGTVYLVSGADGQILHEWSGTPTPSQSFGSAIAALDADGDGIADLAVGASGQSFGAGALSIFSGADHAPLLQLLGPSFSYYGSALAPAGDHNGDGCEDLFVGAPRANGGLGSVELLSGADGASLWTVSSTNAASSFGMTLATVGDIDGDGKPDVAVGSPDYRIGGRVSLIRSSNRSEAAQITGVGFYDRLGSSLKSVDDVDGDGYPDLLIGSYSGGACYVASGVDLSILVDLSIPTQPAFQPLVAGGSIDIDADGTSDWLVGSPGFEVDGFETFGGFRVFSGADQSVILAENSDLARSGLGLSLAVLPGFGFAVGEPWLVDPLSGGRGGAHFWSVASDPDSDGDGIPDSQDAVPNSNVGPTIAVQGGESGVENRIGEDGTTLADRFDALPGPEELGNQGRYVASLADLLKELQEEALISKDEAKAIHKATVQALAHRDRD from the coding sequence ATGAAAACGCCTCATCTCTCCCTGATGGCGGGTTCTCGGAAAGCGCTCGTCGCCCTCGCCGGGATCCCTGGAATCCTCGCACTTCAATCCGCCGAACTTGAGTTCTCACTCGCACCCGCGAACCAGAACTTCCTGCTCGGCACCAGCTTCGCCGCGGTCGGCGATCGCGACTTCGACGGCATCGTCGACTTCGCGGTCGCCGACCCCGGCGCAAACGTTGGAGGCGCTTTCTTCTCCGGGACGGTCTACCTCGTCAGCGGAGCGGACGGACAGATTCTCCACGAATGGAGCGGGACTCCCACCCCTTCCCAAAGCTTCGGTTCCGCGATCGCTGCTCTCGATGCCGATGGCGACGGAATCGCCGATCTCGCGGTCGGCGCGTCAGGACAATCGTTCGGAGCTGGCGCTCTCTCGATTTTCTCCGGAGCCGACCATGCGCCGCTACTCCAACTGCTCGGACCATCCTTCTCCTACTACGGCTCGGCTCTCGCGCCGGCTGGCGATCACAACGGCGACGGCTGTGAGGACCTGTTCGTCGGTGCTCCCCGTGCCAACGGCGGGCTCGGGTCTGTGGAACTACTCTCCGGGGCGGACGGAGCCAGTCTGTGGACGGTTTCTTCAACTAACGCGGCGAGTTCGTTCGGCATGACCCTTGCGACCGTCGGGGACATCGATGGCGACGGAAAACCAGATGTTGCTGTCGGGAGTCCGGACTACCGCATCGGGGGTCGTGTGAGCCTGATCCGCAGCAGCAACCGCAGCGAGGCCGCCCAGATTACCGGTGTCGGATTCTATGACCGCCTCGGCAGCTCCCTGAAGTCGGTGGATGATGTGGATGGCGACGGCTACCCAGATCTCCTGATCGGTTCCTACTCCGGCGGCGCGTGCTATGTGGCATCCGGCGTCGATCTCTCGATCCTCGTGGACCTTTCGATCCCCACCCAACCGGCCTTCCAACCGCTGGTGGCGGGCGGCAGCATCGACATCGACGCCGACGGAACTTCCGACTGGCTCGTCGGTTCGCCCGGTTTTGAAGTCGACGGCTTCGAAACCTTCGGAGGGTTCCGGGTGTTTTCCGGAGCCGACCAATCCGTGATCCTTGCAGAGAACTCGGACCTTGCCCGTTCGGGTCTCGGCCTTTCGCTGGCGGTCCTTCCGGGCTTCGGTTTCGCCGTGGGTGAACCGTGGCTCGTCGACCCGCTTTCCGGAGGTCGGGGTGGAGCGCATTTCTGGAGCGTGGCGAGCGATCCCGATTCGGACGGAGACGGCATTCCCGACAGTCAGGACGCGGTGCCGAACTCCAACGTCGGTCCGACCATCGCCGTCCAAGGCGGCGAAAGCGGGGTCGAAAACCGGATCGGCGAGGACGGAACAACGCTCGCCGACCGCTTCGACGCCCTCCCCGGACCGGAGGAACTCGGCAACCAAGGTCGATACGTGGCCTCGCTCGCCGATCTGCTGAAGGAACTCCAGGAAGAAGCGCTGATTTCGAAGGATGAGGCAAAGGCCATCCACAAGGCGACGGTTCAGGCGCTCGCGCATCGCGACCGGGACTGA